In Herbaspirillum seropedicae, a single window of DNA contains:
- a CDS encoding TetR/AcrR family transcriptional regulator codes for MSASAKEPRWERRKQDRPQELLAAALQLFVERGYAATRLEDVAAQAGVSKGTLYLYFDSKESLFKSVVRAHMLPLLDEAEARVDSHDGHTADLLRELILGWWQGASRSGLKGIAKLMLAESGNFPELARFYHEEITSRGDATLVRVLERGMARGEFRPLDAHALKKVIAAPIMMLMLWDQSLAPCAIAPIDSAAYLASLIDLCVHGLKA; via the coding sequence ATGTCTGCATCGGCCAAAGAACCGCGTTGGGAACGACGCAAGCAGGACCGCCCGCAAGAACTGCTGGCGGCGGCGCTGCAATTATTCGTCGAGCGCGGCTATGCCGCCACCCGCCTGGAAGACGTGGCGGCGCAGGCCGGCGTTTCCAAGGGAACGCTCTACCTCTATTTCGACAGCAAGGAAAGCCTCTTCAAGTCAGTCGTGCGCGCCCATATGCTGCCGCTGCTGGACGAGGCCGAAGCGCGCGTGGACAGCCACGACGGCCACACCGCCGACCTGCTGCGCGAACTGATCCTGGGCTGGTGGCAGGGCGCGTCCCGCTCCGGGCTCAAGGGTATCGCCAAGCTGATGCTGGCGGAGTCGGGCAACTTCCCCGAGCTGGCGCGCTTCTACCATGAAGAAATCACCTCACGAGGCGACGCCACCCTGGTGCGGGTGCTGGAACGCGGCATGGCCCGCGGGGAATTCCGCCCCCTCGACGCCCACGCCCTGAAAAAGGTCATCGCCGCGCCGATCATGATGCTGATGCTGTGGGACCAGTCACTGGCGCCCTGCGCCATCGCGCCCATCGACAGCGCTGCCTACCTGGCCAGCCTGATCGACC
- a CDS encoding YkgJ family cysteine cluster protein produces the protein MQCRDRCGACCIAPSITSPIPGMPQGKPAGVPCIQLDEAMRCRLFGRPERPAFCGGLQPAADMCGDSRGAALIWLQALEQATAP, from the coding sequence ATGCAATGCCGCGATCGTTGTGGCGCCTGCTGCATCGCGCCGTCCATCACCAGTCCGATTCCCGGCATGCCACAGGGCAAGCCGGCCGGCGTACCCTGTATCCAGCTCGATGAAGCGATGCGTTGCCGCCTGTTCGGACGCCCCGAGCGGCCGGCCTTCTGTGGTGGTTTGCAGCCGGCGGCCGACATGTGCGGCGACAGTCGTGGCGCCGCCCTGATCTGGTTGCAGGCGCTGGAGCAGGCCACCGCGCCATAA
- the arsC gene encoding arsenate reductase (glutaredoxin) (This arsenate reductase requires both glutathione and glutaredoxin to convert arsenate to arsenite, after which the efflux transporter formed by ArsA and ArsB can extrude the arsenite from the cell, providing resistance.), with protein MSNITIYHNPKCGTSRNVLQGLRDGGVEPTVIEYLKNPPDRATLEKLIHDMGVPVLEVVRTKEALFKELGLDAAGVSDAQLIEAMLAHPILINRPIVVAPKGTMLVRPSERLKEIFP; from the coding sequence ATGAGCAACATTACCATCTACCACAACCCCAAATGCGGCACCTCCCGTAACGTCCTACAAGGCCTGCGGGACGGCGGCGTCGAGCCGACCGTGATCGAATACCTGAAGAATCCGCCTGACCGCGCCACGCTGGAAAAGCTCATCCATGACATGGGTGTGCCCGTGCTGGAGGTGGTGCGCACCAAGGAAGCGCTGTTCAAGGAGCTGGGGCTGGACGCTGCCGGCGTGAGCGATGCGCAGCTGATCGAGGCCATGCTGGCGCATCCCATCCTGATCAACCGCCCTATCGTGGTGGCGCCCAAGGGGACCATGCTGGTGCGGCCCAGCGAGCGTCTCAAGGAAATCTTCCCGTAA
- a CDS encoding undecaprenyl-diphosphate phosphatase, with amino-acid sequence MDTLLALKALIMGIVEGLTEFLPISSTGHLILANSLLQFTGPDLSKEKADVFEIVIQAGAILAVCWEYRVRIATVLTGMFTDRKAQRLVVNLIIAFLPAAILGFLFSRRIKEVLFNPVSVAIAFIVGGLIILWVERRNKDRMSMASARVETVDDMTPLDALKVGIAQAFALIPGTSRSGATIIGGMMFGLSRKAATEFSFFLAIPTLFAATIYSLYKERALLSAADVPLFTVGTVAAFVSAFLCVRWLLRYISSHDFTIFAWYRIIFGIIVLVTAYTGVVAWVE; translated from the coding sequence ATGGATACTCTCCTCGCGCTCAAGGCGCTCATCATGGGCATCGTCGAAGGCCTGACCGAATTCCTGCCCATTTCCTCCACCGGCCACCTGATCCTGGCCAACAGCCTGCTGCAATTCACCGGCCCTGATCTCTCCAAGGAAAAGGCCGACGTCTTCGAAATCGTCATCCAGGCCGGCGCCATCCTGGCCGTCTGCTGGGAATACCGCGTGCGCATCGCCACCGTGCTGACCGGTATGTTCACCGACCGCAAGGCCCAGCGCCTGGTCGTCAACCTGATCATCGCCTTCCTGCCGGCCGCCATCCTGGGCTTCCTGTTCAGCCGTCGCATCAAGGAAGTGCTGTTCAACCCGGTCTCGGTGGCCATTGCCTTCATCGTCGGCGGTCTCATCATCCTGTGGGTGGAACGCCGCAACAAGGACCGCATGAGCATGGCCTCGGCACGTGTGGAAACGGTCGATGACATGACCCCGCTGGACGCCCTCAAGGTCGGCATCGCCCAGGCCTTCGCCCTGATCCCCGGCACCAGCCGCTCGGGCGCCACCATCATCGGCGGCATGATGTTCGGCCTGTCGCGCAAGGCGGCTACTGAATTCTCCTTCTTCCTGGCCATCCCGACGCTGTTTGCCGCCACCATCTACTCGCTCTACAAGGAGCGCGCGCTGCTGTCGGCCGCCGATGTGCCGCTGTTTACCGTGGGCACCGTGGCCGCCTTCGTCTCGGCCTTCCTGTGCGTGCGCTGGCTGCTGCGCTACATCAGCTCGCACGATTTCACCATTTTTGCCTGGTATCGCATCATCTTCGGCATCATCGTGCTGGTCACGGCCTACACCGGCGTGGTGGCCTGGGTCGAGTAA
- a CDS encoding undecaprenyl-diphosphate phosphatase: protein MANVCSAGLDIGFASLSYAQIGLLGIVQGITELLPISSTAHMRIVPALLGWHDPGSAFSAAMQLAALAAVISYFRRDVSAVTGGSLAAWRRRDFNDPMFRLAVAIILATIPIGIAGLSLSHVLNACGSPLRSLTVIGWSCVGMAILLAISEMVCRHRRSVDQMRLRDALIVGLAQVGALIPGVSRSGSTLTAALFLNFRREEAARFSFLLGLPAIALAGLKELAVLLHAHIPLEAWGVLLFGLLVASVSAFAAIWGLMKFLERFSTWPFIVYRAVLGAFLLVAVAQGWLQ from the coding sequence ATGGCCAATGTTTGCAGCGCCGGTCTCGATATCGGCTTCGCCTCCCTCAGTTACGCCCAGATCGGTCTGCTGGGCATCGTCCAGGGCATCACCGAACTGCTGCCCATTTCCTCCACCGCCCACATGCGCATCGTGCCGGCCCTGCTGGGCTGGCATGATCCCGGCTCGGCCTTCTCGGCCGCCATGCAACTGGCCGCGCTGGCCGCCGTGATCAGCTACTTCCGGCGCGACGTCAGCGCTGTCACCGGCGGCAGCTTGGCCGCCTGGCGCCGGCGCGACTTCAACGACCCCATGTTCCGGCTGGCTGTGGCCATCATCCTGGCCACCATTCCCATCGGCATCGCCGGGCTGTCGCTGTCGCACGTGCTCAACGCCTGCGGCTCGCCGCTGCGTAGCCTCACCGTGATCGGCTGGTCCTGCGTGGGCATGGCCATCCTGCTGGCCATCTCCGAGATGGTTTGCCGCCACCGCCGCAGCGTCGACCAGATGCGCCTGCGCGATGCCCTCATCGTCGGGCTGGCCCAGGTGGGGGCGCTCATTCCCGGCGTCTCGCGCTCGGGTTCTACGCTCACCGCCGCGCTGTTCCTCAACTTCCGCCGCGAAGAAGCGGCCCGCTTTTCCTTCCTGCTGGGTTTGCCCGCCATCGCCCTGGCAGGCCTGAAGGAACTGGCCGTGCTGTTGCATGCGCATATTCCCCTGGAAGCCTGGGGCGTACTGCTGTTCGGGCTGCTGGTGGCGAGCGTGTCGGCCTTTGCGGCGATCTGGGGGCTGATGAAATTCCTGGAGCGTTTCTCGACATGGCCCTTCATCGTCTATCGAGCTGTTCTCGGTGCTTTTTTGCTGGTTGCGGTGGCGCAGGGCTGGCTGCAATAA
- the recQ gene encoding DNA helicase RecQ: MVDFDSLPADAPPQERALHVLETVFGYSSFRGHQGEIVQHVAGGGDALVLMPTGGGKSLCYQVPALLRQGTGVVISPLIALMQDQVDALDEVGVRAAFLNSTQSFDEAMQIERRLRQGDLDLLYVAPERLMTPRCLDLLESARISLFAIDEAHCVSQWGHDFRPEYIKLSVLHERFPQVPRIALTATADQQTREEIIHRLQLEDARQFVSSFDRPNIRYQIVEKANGRKQLLDFIKSEHPEDAGIVYCLSRKKVEETADFLRSEGINALAYHAGMDYAQRTANQARFLREDKIVMVATIAFGMGIDKPDVRFVCHLDLPKSVEGYYQETGRAGRDGLPADAWMAYGLQDVVQQRRMIDESDADETFKRVLGTKLNAMLALCETLHCRRVHLLDYFGEKSAPCGNCDTCLTPPVSFDATVEVQKLLSTVYRVEQRFAPGHVIEVLRGIDGERVKQWRHDQLSVFGVGSDRGEAEWRAILRQVIALGLLTVDADNYSALKLTEAARPVLRGEQAVQLRRYQKPEKAKRSSQRSSFVETDLSTEEQALFEKLRWWRVETARAHNVPAYVIFHDATMREIAKARPQSLDDLRHVTGVGEKKLETYGAQIIALIAEMQAAQSS; encoded by the coding sequence ATGGTCGACTTCGATTCCCTGCCCGCCGACGCCCCTCCGCAAGAACGCGCTCTGCACGTGCTGGAGACGGTGTTCGGCTATTCCTCCTTCCGTGGCCACCAGGGTGAGATCGTCCAGCACGTCGCCGGCGGCGGTGACGCCCTGGTGCTCATGCCCACCGGCGGCGGCAAGTCGCTGTGCTACCAGGTCCCGGCCCTGCTGCGGCAAGGGACCGGCGTGGTGATCTCGCCGCTGATCGCGCTGATGCAGGATCAGGTCGACGCCCTCGATGAAGTGGGCGTGCGCGCCGCCTTCCTCAATTCCACCCAGAGCTTCGACGAAGCCATGCAGATCGAACGTCGCCTGCGCCAGGGCGACCTTGACCTGCTCTACGTCGCCCCCGAGCGCCTGATGACGCCGCGCTGCCTGGACCTGCTGGAGTCGGCGCGCATTTCGCTCTTCGCCATCGACGAAGCGCACTGCGTCTCGCAGTGGGGCCACGATTTCCGCCCCGAATACATCAAGCTGTCGGTGCTGCACGAGCGCTTCCCGCAGGTGCCGCGCATCGCCCTGACCGCCACGGCCGACCAGCAGACCCGCGAAGAGATCATCCATCGCCTGCAGCTGGAAGATGCGCGCCAGTTCGTCTCGTCCTTCGACCGTCCCAACATCCGCTACCAGATCGTCGAAAAGGCCAATGGCCGCAAGCAGCTGCTGGACTTCATCAAGAGCGAGCATCCCGAAGACGCCGGCATCGTCTATTGCCTCTCCCGCAAGAAGGTCGAGGAGACCGCCGACTTCCTGCGCAGTGAAGGCATCAATGCGCTCGCCTATCACGCCGGCATGGACTACGCCCAGCGCACCGCCAACCAGGCGCGCTTCCTGCGGGAAGACAAGATCGTGATGGTCGCCACCATCGCCTTCGGCATGGGCATCGACAAGCCCGACGTGCGTTTCGTCTGCCATCTCGACCTGCCCAAGAGCGTTGAAGGCTATTACCAGGAGACCGGCCGCGCCGGTCGCGACGGCCTGCCCGCCGATGCCTGGATGGCCTATGGCCTGCAGGACGTGGTGCAACAGCGCCGCATGATCGACGAATCCGACGCCGACGAGACCTTCAAGCGCGTCCTCGGCACCAAGCTCAACGCCATGCTGGCCCTGTGCGAAACCCTGCATTGCCGGCGCGTCCATCTGCTGGATTATTTCGGCGAGAAGTCCGCCCCCTGCGGCAATTGCGACACCTGCCTCACCCCGCCGGTCTCCTTCGATGCCACCGTCGAAGTGCAGAAGCTGCTCTCCACCGTCTACCGGGTCGAACAGCGCTTCGCCCCCGGCCATGTGATCGAGGTTCTGCGCGGCATCGACGGCGAGCGCGTCAAGCAATGGCGGCATGACCAGCTTTCCGTCTTCGGGGTCGGCAGCGATCGTGGCGAAGCCGAATGGCGCGCCATCCTGCGCCAGGTGATCGCGCTGGGCCTGCTGACAGTGGACGCCGACAACTACAGCGCCTTGAAGCTCACCGAAGCCGCCCGCCCGGTCCTGCGCGGCGAGCAGGCCGTGCAGCTGCGTCGCTACCAGAAGCCCGAGAAGGCCAAGCGCAGTTCGCAGCGCTCCAGCTTCGTCGAGACCGATCTGTCGACCGAAGAGCAGGCCCTGTTCGAAAAGCTGCGCTGGTGGCGCGTGGAAACCGCGCGCGCCCACAACGTCCCGGCCTACGTCATCTTCCACGACGCCACCATGCGCGAGATCGCCAAGGCACGCCCGCAGTCGCTGGACGACCTGCGCCACGTCACCGGCGTGGGCGAGAAGAAGCTGGAGACCTATGGCGCCCAGATCATCGCCCTGATTGCCGAGATGCAGGCCGCGCAGTCCTCGTAG
- the trmB gene encoding tRNA (guanosine(46)-N7)-methyltransferase TrmB encodes MSENKSGKPLFYDPSERRIRSFVTRAGRVSVGQGRALEELGPRFLLPYDKAPLDLEAAFGRKAPTILEIGFGMGETSAKISALMPEKNFIGVEVHTPGVGSYLKLIGEGHLENVRIIQHDAVEVLTNMIAPDTLAGVHVFFPDPWHKARHNKRRLIQSPLVQLISSRLAPGGYLHCATDWEEYAIQMLDVLSAEPTLKNTATDPSGYVPRPEYRDTTKFENRGLRLGHGVWDLVFEKRA; translated from the coding sequence ATGTCTGAAAACAAATCCGGCAAGCCGCTGTTCTATGATCCCAGCGAGCGTCGCATCCGTAGTTTCGTTACCCGCGCCGGGCGCGTGTCGGTTGGGCAAGGGCGCGCGCTGGAAGAACTGGGGCCGCGCTTCCTGCTGCCCTACGACAAGGCGCCGCTGGACCTGGAAGCAGCCTTCGGACGCAAGGCGCCGACCATCCTCGAGATCGGTTTCGGCATGGGGGAGACCAGCGCCAAGATTTCCGCGCTGATGCCGGAAAAGAATTTCATCGGGGTGGAAGTGCATACCCCTGGCGTGGGCAGCTACCTGAAACTGATCGGCGAAGGCCATCTGGAAAACGTGCGCATCATCCAGCACGATGCCGTGGAAGTGCTGACCAACATGATCGCGCCCGATACGCTGGCTGGGGTGCATGTGTTCTTTCCCGATCCGTGGCACAAGGCGCGCCATAACAAGCGTCGCCTGATCCAGAGTCCGCTGGTGCAGCTGATCAGCTCGCGCCTGGCACCGGGTGGCTATCTCCACTGCGCCACCGACTGGGAAGAATATGCGATCCAGATGCTGGACGTGCTGTCGGCCGAGCCGACCTTGAAGAATACGGCGACCGATCCGTCCGGCTATGTGCCGCGTCCGGAATACCGCGATACCACCAAGTTCGAAAACCGCGGCCTGCGTCTGGGGCACGGGGTGTGGGACCTGGTGTTCGAGAAGCGCGCCTGA
- a CDS encoding HNH endonuclease → MKLPNFLLASDLNALRHEMGASLAVGFKIENIYKPIDLRDQLRQDGIEVKFDEVQVLQDGTLAYKGYRVLLYIRDVSNFGQREEMPKFHLAFCGTLDKMKRNHRFARYVVANRDDGMFQVNIMEHGAKPKIVELNVCQMCLASISWKGFQLDLDRTLRIDRVKNFLLKDFFNQYPQDLILEKPVHTSETAPLNDYSVDWGDISERIKQTRGYRCSKCRIALGIRESKYMHVHHINGMKNDNSDANLSVLCIRCHADEPMHEHMKSLPAYVDFVSRYPNRPVLTRQSSVKRGKL, encoded by the coding sequence TTGAAGCTACCAAATTTTCTTCTAGCCTCTGATCTAAATGCGTTGCGTCACGAAATGGGCGCATCGTTAGCCGTAGGCTTTAAAATCGAAAACATATATAAGCCGATAGATCTTCGTGATCAGTTGAGGCAAGACGGCATAGAAGTTAAATTCGATGAAGTTCAGGTTCTGCAAGATGGAACACTAGCCTATAAAGGGTACCGCGTTCTTCTATACATCCGTGATGTATCCAATTTCGGGCAACGCGAGGAAATGCCCAAATTTCATCTCGCTTTTTGCGGCACGCTCGACAAAATGAAGCGAAATCATCGATTCGCTCGCTACGTCGTGGCCAATCGAGACGATGGTATGTTCCAAGTGAATATTATGGAGCACGGGGCGAAACCAAAAATCGTTGAGCTAAACGTTTGCCAAATGTGCCTCGCGTCGATTTCCTGGAAGGGATTTCAACTGGACCTCGATCGCACCCTTCGTATTGACCGCGTAAAGAATTTTCTACTGAAGGATTTTTTTAATCAGTACCCACAAGATCTAATTCTCGAAAAGCCAGTTCATACATCTGAGACAGCTCCGCTTAATGATTACTCGGTCGATTGGGGAGATATATCCGAGCGGATTAAACAGACGCGGGGATATCGCTGCAGTAAGTGCCGCATTGCGCTGGGTATACGCGAGTCAAAATATATGCACGTCCATCACATAAATGGAATGAAAAATGATAATTCCGATGCTAATCTTTCGGTACTATGTATTCGATGTCACGCGGACGAACCGATGCATGAGCATATGAAATCTCTCCCAGCGTATGTTGATTTTGTTTCGCGCTATCCGAATAGGCCAGTACTCACGCGACAAAGCAGTGTAAAAAGGGGAAAGCTTTAA
- a CDS encoding OmpA/MotB family protein has translation MLLTAAFMLRVEQTTTLVVNEFEETKSDMLQALQKEFSRDLKQWNAELLGDMTIRFNDPTVLFATGSAELRPKFKQILRDFFPRYVTMLTSDKYRDAIKEIRIEGHTSRSWTNSTDTKTAYFLNMELSQARTRSALEFLLRLPAVERQQDWLVGHVTANGLSSSKPISPDDNSAAAQLANQRVEFRIVTNASDRMDQIARDLKAEQP, from the coding sequence ATGCTCCTAACTGCAGCTTTTATGCTGCGTGTGGAGCAAACGACTACGCTGGTCGTGAATGAGTTTGAAGAAACAAAGAGCGATATGTTGCAAGCACTTCAAAAGGAGTTTTCACGAGATTTGAAACAGTGGAATGCAGAACTGCTCGGCGACATGACGATCCGTTTTAATGACCCTACCGTGCTGTTTGCCACAGGCTCTGCTGAACTTAGGCCAAAATTCAAGCAAATTCTTAGAGATTTTTTCCCCCGATACGTAACGATGCTTACGTCAGATAAGTATCGAGATGCAATAAAAGAAATAAGAATTGAGGGTCACACCAGCCGAAGCTGGACAAATAGCACCGACACGAAAACCGCGTACTTTCTTAACATGGAGCTCTCTCAAGCGCGAACCAGAAGTGCACTCGAATTTTTACTTAGGCTTCCCGCAGTAGAACGACAGCAAGACTGGCTAGTGGGACATGTCACAGCCAATGGCCTCTCATCTTCTAAGCCTATATCACCAGACGACAACTCAGCAGCTGCACAACTAGCTAACCAACGAGTGGAGTTTCGTATTGTCACAAATGCTAGCGACAGAATGGATCAAATCGCTCGCGATTTGAAGGCAGAGCAGCCTTGA
- a CDS encoding membrane protein codes for MLLKSAIAFGIAIVSPFAFAANGFESILHDGITMTFIAINLSLTVYFTCFRFNRFAVQHGPEILTTVGIFGCFLGIALALLHFDSAKVSSSVPHLLEGVKTAFWASVSGVFGSLCIRFRHHQQKSPIPHSIGAPKAASLDDVVAATQALQRSLSGTEDGSLLSQLKLMRQEQNDQLTALRGSFDAFASKMAEDGSKALIEALKEVIRDFNAQINEQFGQNFQHLNMAVEKLVVWQVQYREELDKLQAVQQSSATDLQNAANGMSLMVSRADGFTETASRLEQLLRGLSQQYAAIEDSQRSLSAVLIEMKDVTPVFAKKMEELADAIKLGVSRVQSDVSDIVKNFGVQIQGSSAEMKQLLSETIKSSQKQVNDEMQKGLDTIRQGVVSLDKGLQEELTKSLESLGRQLASLSEKFVADYSPLTDKLRDVVRIASAQ; via the coding sequence ATGCTACTGAAATCAGCTATAGCGTTCGGAATTGCGATCGTTTCACCTTTTGCATTCGCAGCGAATGGATTCGAGTCTATCCTGCATGATGGAATCACGATGACATTTATCGCGATTAACCTATCTCTAACGGTGTATTTCACTTGCTTTCGCTTCAACCGCTTTGCTGTTCAACACGGCCCCGAAATACTTACGACTGTTGGCATATTCGGGTGTTTTCTAGGTATAGCCCTTGCGCTATTGCACTTTGACTCAGCAAAAGTGTCTTCAAGCGTTCCACACTTATTAGAGGGTGTAAAGACGGCATTTTGGGCTTCCGTCAGCGGGGTTTTTGGCTCTTTATGTATTCGTTTTCGGCATCACCAACAAAAGAGCCCCATTCCACACAGTATTGGCGCCCCTAAAGCGGCGAGCTTAGATGACGTAGTGGCCGCTACTCAAGCTTTGCAGAGGAGCCTATCGGGTACTGAAGACGGCAGCCTGCTCTCTCAACTAAAACTGATGAGACAAGAACAAAATGATCAACTAACTGCGCTGCGCGGCTCTTTCGACGCGTTCGCCAGCAAGATGGCAGAAGATGGATCGAAAGCGTTAATCGAAGCTTTAAAAGAAGTGATTCGAGATTTTAACGCTCAAATCAACGAGCAATTCGGACAAAATTTCCAGCATCTAAATATGGCTGTGGAAAAACTAGTAGTTTGGCAAGTTCAATATCGCGAGGAGTTAGATAAGCTACAAGCCGTACAACAGTCTTCAGCGACAGATCTTCAAAACGCAGCCAATGGAATGTCCCTAATGGTGAGCCGCGCTGATGGTTTCACTGAAACAGCCTCAAGACTCGAGCAATTGCTTCGAGGACTTTCCCAGCAATACGCCGCCATTGAAGATTCGCAGCGCTCTCTTTCCGCCGTACTGATTGAAATGAAGGATGTCACCCCAGTGTTCGCAAAAAAAATGGAAGAACTCGCCGATGCAATAAAGCTGGGTGTTTCTAGAGTCCAATCAGATGTCAGCGATATAGTGAAGAATTTTGGTGTGCAAATACAAGGATCGTCGGCCGAAATGAAGCAATTGCTCTCTGAGACGATCAAATCATCGCAAAAGCAAGTGAACGATGAAATGCAGAAGGGGCTAGATACCATCAGACAAGGTGTGGTGTCCCTAGACAAAGGACTGCAAGAGGAATTGACTAAAAGCTTGGAATCACTTGGACGTCAGTTGGCGTCCTTGTCCGAGAAGTTCGTAGCTGACTATAGTCCTCTAACAGATAAGCTGCGCGATGTTGTCCGGATCGCTAGCGCCCAATAG